A genome region from Gardnerella vaginalis includes the following:
- a CDS encoding cold-shock protein, with amino-acid sequence MPNGRVRWYDSKKGYGFICDEDGKDVFLPSSALPESVKELRKGTRVEFSVVEGRKGPQAMGLTVVASAPSLVKATRPKAEDMAAIVEDLIKLLDSAGNGLRRRHYPSTAESKKLAHLLRAVADNFDVQD; translated from the coding sequence ATGCCCAACGGGCGTGTTCGTTGGTACGATTCTAAAAAGGGATATGGCTTTATCTGCGATGAGGATGGCAAAGATGTATTCTTGCCATCTTCGGCGCTGCCAGAATCAGTGAAAGAGCTGCGTAAAGGTACGCGTGTTGAATTCTCTGTTGTTGAAGGTCGTAAAGGGCCACAGGCAATGGGTCTCACTGTTGTGGCATCTGCGCCTTCGCTAGTAAAAGCCACAAGACCAAAAGCTGAAGATATGGCTGCAATAGTAGAAGACCTTATTAAACTTTTGGATTCTGCAGGCAATGGTTTACGACGTCGTCATTATCCGTCTACTGCGGAGAGTAAGAAACTTGCTCATTTGTTGCGTGCTGTAG